CCTGTTCGGTGCAGCGGTGGCCTGGCTCATGGTCTGGTCTCCCTGATCGATGATGGGTCGTCCGGTGGAGGCGCGGGGCGCCGGTGCCGCCGGGGTCTGGAACGTGGTCTGCCTGCGAGGGGCCGTGGCCCCCTCGTGCCCGAGGGGGATTCGTCGTGCGACGGACACGTCTGCACGTCTCAGCACGGCCGGGGCAGCCCTGACAACCTCCCACCGGGGTGAAGTTTGCTGCAACCTTTTGAGCAGATTGACGGGTTTTCCCGTATGGGTGGTGCTACGTAGGGGGATCGCACATGCCGGTCGCATGGGAGCGCTGCCTCCCTGCCGGACCACGAGCCGGACTTCCGACGTCCCGCTCGCGCGGCGGGCGTACTGTGTCCGGGCGGTCACCTCCCAGGCCGCAGCACCACGTGAAGGAGCTGAACCGCCATGAGTCGCCCCCTGCGCTCTCGGACGTCCACCCACGGCCGCAACATGTCCGGTGCCCGCGCGCTCTGGCGCGCCACCGGCATGGGCTCCGAGGACTTCGGCAAGCCGATCATCGCGATCGCGAACTCGTACACGCAGTTCGTACCCGGCCACGTCCACCTCAAGGACATGGGCGACCTCGTCGCCTCCGCGATCCGCGAGGCCGGCGGCGTCTCCAAGGAGTTCAACACCATCGCGGTCGACGACGGCATCGCGATGGGCCATGCGGGCATGCTCTACTCGCTGCCCAGCCGCGACCTCATCGCCGACTCGGTCGAGTACATGGTCAACGCGCACTGCGCGGACGCACTCGTGTGCATCTCCAACTGCGACAAGATCACGCCCGGCATGCTCAACGCCGCGCTGCGCCTCAACATCCCCGTCATCTTCGTCTCGGGCGGCCCCATGGAGGCCGGCAAGGCCGTCGTCGCGAACGGCGTCGCCAAGACTCCCCTCAACCTCGTCAACGCGATCAACTACGCCGCGGACGACAACGTGAGCGACGCGGCCCTCGCCGAGGTCGAGGAGAACGCGTGCCCCACGTGCGGCTCGTGCTCGGGCATGTTCACCGCGAACTCGATGAACTGCCTCACCGAGGCCCTGGGCCTGTCGCTGCCCGGCAACGGCTCGACGCTCGCGACGCACTCGGCGCGCCGAGAGCTGTTCCTCGAGGCCGGCCGCACCATCGTCGACCTCGCCCGCCGGTACTACGACGAGGAGGACGACTCGGCCGCACCGCGCAACATCGCGACCAAGGCCGCGTTCGCCAACGCCATGACGCTCGACGTCGCGATGGGGGGCTCGACCAACACGGTCCTGCACGTCCTGGCCGCCGCGCAGGAGGGCGAGATCGACTTCGACCTGACCGACATCGAGCGCATCAGTCGTCAGGTCCCGTGCCTGTCCAAGGTCGCGCCCAACCACCCGAACTTCCACATGGAGGACGTCCACCGTGCGGGCGGCATCCCCGCGCTGCTCGGCGAGCTCGACCGTGCCGGGCTCCTGGACCACGACGTGACCTCGGTGCACACCCCGACGCTGCGCGCCTGGCTCGACGACTGGGACATCCGTGGTGGCCAGGCCACCGAACGGGCCGTCGAGCTGTTCCACGCGGCCCCCGGCGGGGTGCGCACCACGCAGGCGTTCTCCACGTCCAACCGGTGGGA
This region of Oerskovia jenensis genomic DNA includes:
- the ilvD gene encoding dihydroxy-acid dehydratase; this encodes MSRPLRSRTSTHGRNMSGARALWRATGMGSEDFGKPIIAIANSYTQFVPGHVHLKDMGDLVASAIREAGGVSKEFNTIAVDDGIAMGHAGMLYSLPSRDLIADSVEYMVNAHCADALVCISNCDKITPGMLNAALRLNIPVIFVSGGPMEAGKAVVANGVAKTPLNLVNAINYAADDNVSDAALAEVEENACPTCGSCSGMFTANSMNCLTEALGLSLPGNGSTLATHSARRELFLEAGRTIVDLARRYYDEEDDSAAPRNIATKAAFANAMTLDVAMGGSTNTVLHVLAAAQEGEIDFDLTDIERISRQVPCLSKVAPNHPNFHMEDVHRAGGIPALLGELDRAGLLDHDVTSVHTPTLRAWLDDWDIRGGQATERAVELFHAAPGGVRTTQAFSTSNRWETLDTDAENGCIRDLANAYTVEGGLAVLRGNLAEDGAVFKTAGVDPDVFHFVGKALVCESQDEAVEKILTKQVEPGHVVVVRYEGPAGGPGMQEMLYPTSFIKGRGLGKVTALITDGRFSGGSSGISVGHVSPEAAAGGVIGLVEDGDEIEIDVDTRLIRLNVSDEVLAERRAKMEASENPWQPLDRDRYVSPALQAYAAMATSADRGAVRDVSLLKRR